CATTCTTAAGTCAGTGAGTCATTTCACCCTAACATGAGTACTATGTTTCCAACAGCATTCTAGACCCTACTTTCTGAATGTGCCCCTGACACCTCAAACAACATACCACACCTCTCTTTCCTGCAAGAACAAAATAGTTGTTACTTCAACAGACTTCTCTATCCCTGTTTTTTTCACTCAGTCAACCAGAATGAACAAATTGGAACCTGTGGTGTCTGACTTCTGTATCTTAACCTTGTATAGcatcaaactattttttttaaattgttgtaactgatccttttttttccttccttactaTGCCCCTTCTCCTCTTGGTGCAAACTCTTTTGGATTTTTGCTGCCTTTGTAATCTGATCTCACAATTTAGAGTATATATACTTGTATGTGAACTATCTTTTTTCATGAATGCTTTCTGAGAATTaaccatacattttatttttatatcttcatttttccttGATGAGTAGACAGATACTAGTCAGTAAATAACTCATTCAATAACATGTCATATAGGTTACTATGTAGCATGCTGTTTCCAAGTGCTTAGAATTGATACCATTTGTTCCTAATACAAACCTTGTGAAGGGAGTGAAATTTTCATCTGCAAATAGATAAGCAAAGTGTGGCTCAAATACCTAAAATGCCCTCCCAAATATCATAATTTCTAAACAATAGTGATATATGAAGGGGGAATGGTAGAAAATGATCCATTAGTAACCTCTCTCCACATTTACCAAGTAAACCACTCTATAAGAAACCCTTCTTTAAATCCTAACTCCTCAAATTTCTACTCCATGTCAAAACACTTCTGTTTATCATTTGTCATGTGAAAACAGATGCTATTCATTTCATGGAAttgttggaaatattctatatctacACTgttcacatgtggctatttaaaattaattaaaatgtaaaatgcagcCCCTCTGCTACACTATCCACATTTCAAGTGACTAGTGGTTACTACATTGGAAAGGACAGATATAgagcatttccatcattgcagaaagctGTATTGGATAATGCTGTGCTAGAGCCAGGACTGGCCAAAGACAAGAGAAAGCAATATGCATGAACTGAAAACCCAGGCCAGTGCCTGGTTGGTTTTGAGTGGGAAGATTCGCTGAGTTACTGGGAAGCAAGCTGATCTTTGGAACAGTGACATCACAAAGCACAGCTCACAATGGCTCCAGAACATCTAGGCTCCCAGGCCACTCCCCTTAACTCATATCTAGATTCCTGAAGCCTCTGCCCATGTAGTTCCTGGAGCTGCTGTCTTATTAAAATGCCACCATCTTCACCTCCACCTTCTACCTGGGACAGCCTCTTagattctctctctctgacctcaaTATGGAATTGGATACAAGCAAATTATCTGGGAGAGACAAGTGCGCCTCAGCAAACAAATCTGGGGATACTAGATAATCTTGCTCCGGCTGTGCAAATCGTCCTGGGGATTTCTTTTCTGGTCGTGTTGGGAATAGGATTATATACCTTATGGAAACGAAGTGTTCGATCAGTTCAGGTTATACtcttttgtttcaagaaatttaaatagTTATAAATTGAAATTTGATTAGCTCTCTCTCCTATTGCTCCCATGCAGTTTTAAGACCATGCAGATGAGCAAAGGTGAACTCTTGTCTTTTTAGTTGGTTGAAACTAGATTATCCTTGAAAAGCTCCACCAATTAGGTTTGGGGCATAAAAATGCTCTTGATCTCAATGGTCTGGCTTACCTGCTATAATAAAACAGACCAAACAAGTTCATAACCTGAGAAAGCAGCTTTCCTCTCAAATTCAATCACTTATTCATctttgaatgcctactatgtttATGGTATAGGCACTGTCATATAACTGGGATCTGGGTATGACCTTTCTGTTCTTACTATGCCATTGCTCTGTAACTGATAAGGAGTCATATGTATTCATTAAGTCATCACAACATTTCATTATTGTGTTTCAACAAGATAAGTCTCCATAAATATACAGGGTCTCTTTTTGGGAATAGGAATTTAGCTGGCTGAGATTGTAAGAAACATTTAGGATTTTACATACTTCTGTTTAATCACCAATACTAATAGTTTATTTACAATATAATCAAAGTGCTTTGAGAATCCCACTTCCATGAAATAGATGGAGGTTATTTTCACatgacaaatgaagaaactaaagtgCACTGAGGTTCAGTAGAAATTTAAGGAGTCAATTTAAAGAGGGGTTTCTTAAAGAGTGATGAGTTTACTTAATGCAGAGAGAAGTTATTATTGGATCATTTTATAGCATTTGCTTATTTTCATATGTCACTCTTGTTTAGGAATCCTGGTCACAGGCATTTTTCTGTCTTAATCTGTCAAAACTGCATGGGCCAGGCAAGGTGACTCAttcctgtaatgccagcactttgggaggctgaggcagtaggatcatttgaggccaggagttcaagaccagtgtaggcaacagagtgagttctcaaaaaaaaccaaccaaccaacgcCACCCCCCTGACTCCTGCCACCGCCAATCCTGCATAGTAGCCAGGGCAGGGATCATCggattatcatctccattttgtaGGTGAGGGAACTTTGTTATCATCTGCCCAAGTTCACATAGTTTTTAAGAGCTGACAAAGCTGAGGTTGAAGTCCAGTTTTTAGTATTCCAAATTCAGTTCTCCAAAATCTCATTGAATGTAAACCAGCTGTCCTAAATCCTCAACAGGaatgtgtatgtgtttacatatgtgtacatatacatatgcacacatattttaACTAGCTAATAGAATGTAAGgcaagaaaacaaacttttacCTAATTCTGAGTTTAGCTCAATCAGTAAGTTGGGCTTGCAGCCCTCCAGATAGCTCAGCCAAGAAAAAGAGGTAGTGTAACACAGTGGTTAATAGTGTAGGCCCTGAAGTCAGACGCTTGGACTTAAGTATTTGTTGCACCACTTGCTCTGTGACCTGAGAGCTGTCACTTAACCTCTAAacccatttccttatctgtaagatggaCTTGCGAGCAGTGCTTCTCTCATAgggctgtggtgaggattaaaggagatactATATGTATAAAGTTTAGCACATATTCAATATGTAGTGCTAGTTATAATAAGGAAAAACTGATTAGTTTTATTCTTATCCTGGAAGGAATCTGTCCTACTAtataccttaaaaaaattttttttaaacagggtctcaccatgttgcccaggctggagtgcagtggctattcacaagtgcCATAAtggcacactacagcctcaaactggcctcaagtgatcctcctatcttcgccttctgagtagctgggactgggaCTATGGTGCGCACCAATGTGCCCAGCTCTGTcctagtatattttaaaaacttttccatgACTAGTTAATCCAGTTCTTCAGACTGTTTAGAAGTATGCAGTAGGGCTGCTTAAGAAGTATGCTTAAAAGTAAGAATTCCTGGATTCCAGTCTGGCCTCTACTACTACCAGTATATGACCTTGGACAATGATAGGGTCCAAACTGGAAGGTATATAAATACTTATCCATTTATGTTTTTTCCTGCATAAATAGGTCATGCATAGGCAAGGTAACTTCTAGCCCAGGATGTTGCAGACATTCAGCAATTGTATCTATTATTATAGtctaaattaaatgcaaataataatccCTGACCTGCATCTCTCTCCAGTTTGTggtaaaaatcaaaagataaagtaggtgtgaaaatgttttttaaatggaagcCTTGGTGTAAGAATGAGGAATTATTGTTACTCttacgtttttgttttgttttgcatctaTAGTAAATTGTGGCATTTCACATGAATAAGCAAGTAACGCTCAGCTTCTGttgtttcattttagaaaactttgtTGTTTGTACTCACACTCTACAAAATTTACAAGAAAGGTGCAGATTTTTTTCAGGCTTTGCTAGCCAACCCAGAAGGGAATGGTTTCCAACTTCAAGACAGTAATAATCTCTTCCTGTCCTTGGGTCTgcaagagaaaattttgaaaaaacttCAGATGGTGGAAAACAAAGTAAAGGACCTGGAGGGGATGATCGTTGCCCAAAAACCTTCTACAAAGAGGAATTGCTCCTCTGAGCCCTACTGCAGCTGCTCCGACTGCCAGAGTCCCTTGCCCACATCAGGGTTTACTTCCACGTCTGAAATGTGATGGACTCCAGTCTTTTCCAGAGAAGCACTGTTTCCCTCATGTGTGCAGTGGTGTATCAATAAAGATAGAAAACTATATTGAAATGACCCTGCAAGGACTGGCTCTCTACTTAGTAGGGCAGATCTACTTGTGTGGTGGGGTATGTGGGGTTATAAATGTGGTAGTAAAAAATGTCTTTGGGAATGTGGTGCTCGCTCAGCAGGCTGGAGAGCATGCGCAGCTGTATCAGAACAGAGAGCGAGACTGGAACTGAATGGGTGGGGAAAGAAGGAGGGTGGTCAGGGACATGGTTATAATAAAAAGCAGGAAAGTGCTATTTGAGGGCCATGCTGTGGGCTGTCCTGTGGAAGTAGGCTGGCCCCTGTGGTGGTCCTTGGCTTAAAAGTAAATATGTGTCCCAGGGAACTCCTGCATTAATTACTCAAAGGTGGGCAATGGATATGAAATAGACTGACATAAAGGAGACTGTTTAATTTTACCCAGCTTTTACTGATACCTATTGTATGCTAAGCATTGTAACAATGCCTAGGACTCTGCCTCAGTGCTTCAGGAGCACTCAGTTTGGCTGGATGGACAGGTAATTTCAGAATGGGCAATTATAATACAGGGGGGTCCTATCATCTTGAACTGAAGTCAATTCTCCTTGACAGGGAGGAAAAAATGGAGGCATTCTACTCACTGAGTGTGTACCCAGAtgagtgacagagaaagagagagagggccTATTGAGAGATAGCAATAGATGGTTCTCTCAGCAGGTCTTAGATTCCACAAACCGTATAGGGTGTGCACTTTTGACACAATAAATGTGATCATGGCCATTTGAAACACTTTGAAACTATTTGGCACCTAAGTGAAATGTTTCCATCTTGCTAGCAgactgtaaaaaaaagaaaaaaaaataagtgaaatgtttattttggtGAGCAAATAGTGATTGGCTGCCATTCTGGAGAAAAATTGGCTATGCTGGTCAGCAAGAGACAATATAGCAATCACCCAAGTGACTTCTCCCTAAGGGATTTCCAAAGGGAATTTTGACCATTTGTAATTTCTGCCTAATGCCCTGGTGTTAAAATGCTACCCCTGTGTAAGATGAGACTTCCCTGTACATGTACCAAGTGCAAAAACAGATGGGTGAATACAGGGTGGGGCCAGGAAAGGCTTTGCATTGAATTTTCCCATGAAAGATTACATAGGCAGACAATGAAATGGAAGGTATTCCTCTTGGTGGAATCACCATGGAGGTATACATAAAAAGGATGgcttagttgggtgtggtggtgcatgcctctagtcccagctacttgaaaggctgaggtgggaggatcacttgagcacaggaatttgaagTTCAGTGAACTATGACCgagccatggcactccagcctgggcaagagagcaagaccctgtctctttaacaacagcaaaaaaattgGTTTGCCTGGGGACAAGGAGAGTTTTAGGATGGCTGATGCACCAACTATTTCCAAAGCTACAATTAAAGATTTTGCCTTCAGGGCAAGACACACTAACCTCATCCTCAAATCAGCTTTATTCATGATGTGTTGGACAGAACACATGGGAGTTAACAATGTGCGCCATTGATGGTTTAGGTGAGTGGTTATTATGCTGCTGTTAGAGTGCTATATCAATCTTTTAAAGTCAATCTCTCAATTTTTGTGCTGTCTAAATTCATTTCAGTCATCTTGTCTTGGTTATACTTCTGGTGTATATCAATGGAAAGTGTTAGAAGAAGGGCCTTAATATTCACATTCGTACTATATAGTATGGGCTTTGCACTATTGGAAATGGACCATTATAGGTTAAGAGGGAGTAACAAATTTAGTAGTTTGCCTGGGAAACAGACTGTAGAATGAGCTAGAAAGTAGAACGAgccaaatgcaaaagaaataacaGGTTGGCTGCTCCTGTTAGGTGTGCACAGTGTGGTAGAAACTGATGGAGTCACCTCATTTCTGGCTCACAGCTCCTCTGAAAGGATGTATGATTCACACCACATTAATAAGAGGCTGAGTATTCAAGTATTGATTCCTAATGGTGATCATTCATTTCTTGTGACCAGAGCACTTATAGCCAGGTTATCAATTAAGGGACCTTGGATGCTTGGTAAGCGGAGAATCAAGGCAAGATAAGGGAAGAACTTGAGAGCTATTTTATCATTTACGTTAGCTGCAGTAGGTGAACTACACTCACAACAATGTCTACCACTCTAGGGAGAAAAGTCCTTATCCCCCAAATTCAATCCTTGTTCTTTGGCAAAATCCTGCCAACAGTCTGTTTTGAGGCTCCCATTTTTAGACTTCACACAGGTCAGCCCCTCTATTAGCACTGTCTTTCTGAAAAAGGGAACAAGTGATTATTTACCTTCCATAATTCACTTTtctctccactgccaccaccctagTCCAAGCCATCATCTCTtacctgaattctttttttttttttttttgagacagagtctcactttgttgcccaggctagagtgagtgccgtggcgtcagcctagctcacagcaacctcaaactcctgggctcgagtgatccttctgcctcagcctcccgagtagctgggactacaggcatgtgccactatgcctggctaattttttatatatatatatcagttggccaattaatttctttctgtttatagtagagacggggtctcgctcttgctcaggctggttttgaactcctgaccttgagcaatccgcccgcctcggcctcccaagagctaggattacaggcgtgagccacagcgcccggccctgaattCTTGAAATGGCCTCCTAGCTACACTCCCTGCTTCTATCTGTATCCCCATTAAATTTGTCCCAAACAATAGCCAGAGGGATCATCACTCCTCTGCCCCAAACCCTGCAATGGCTTATTCTTTCATTGTGAGTAAAAGTAAAGTACTTGACTGAAAGACTGAATGATGGCATGGTCTGCATTCTGCCTCCTCCTTACTCTCTCTACTCTTCTTACACTCTCTTACCATTCCTCAGATATACTAAGCATTCGCCAACCTgggggcctttgcacttgctgtcaCTCTGATTGGCATTTTCCCCAGATATCCACATGGCTTCTTCTCTTATTCTGGTCTCAAATGCCAGTTAATCTGAGAGGCTTTCCTTGACCATCTGAAGTGAAGTAGCATCCCTCCCACCAACATGCCGCATTCCCCTTTCCCTGCTTTTTCTTCATAGCTCTCATCACCACCTCCACTTTTAGTGTTAGATATTTGCTTATTACCTGTCAAACACTCACTCCATCTGCCTCAGCCCACTAAGAATGTAGGCTCCAGAAGAGGAGGGGCTTTGGTTCACTGCCATATCCTGAGCAACTGGAACAGTGTCTGGTATTGCGTAGACACTcggtatttgttgaatgagtgaattccACTTAGTCTTGGTTTTTTGAAGTTTTACCCTGGCTTTCTGTTACCCTATTTCTTCAGACACACGTGACAGATCAATGTTATGATGTCATTCTCCTAAATGGTAGCTAACCTTTATTGGGCACTCACTCAAACCCATATACATTGCTAGGAGTTTTatatgaattttctcattttatcctaaCAATATGAGGAGataaatatgtactattattctcattttactgatgaggaactGATGCACTGAGATTTTAAATAACTTGCTAATATGTGGTGCAGCTGTGACTGGCACTTGAGCAGCTTGACTCTAATCTTGTGTTCTTAGTCACAAAGTTTGGGTGGCAGAAGCTTCTGTGAGGCTTTAGACTCACAGACAGGTGAAGACAAGAGTGAAGAGGGCATAGCAATTTTAGCCCAAGggagagaaaattataaaaaaaagtgCTTATCCTCTCTTATATTTAAATTGATGCCTAAAAGTtttcatcatatattttaaatagttgcaATGGATATCAATACtgacttttaaagataaaactattacatcacttggttttttgttgttttcttttgagacagcatcttgccatgttgccccaggtagagtgcagtggcatcatcatagctca
This region of Microcebus murinus isolate Inina chromosome 2, M.murinus_Inina_mat1.0, whole genome shotgun sequence genomic DNA includes:
- the TMCO2 gene encoding transmembrane and coiled-coil domain-containing protein 2 — encoded protein: MPPSSPPPSTWDSLLDSLSLTSIWNWIQANYLGETSAPQQTNLGILDNLAPAVQIVLGISFLVVLGIGLYTLWKRSVRSVQKTLLFVLTLYKIYKKGADFFQALLANPEGNGFQLQDSNNLFLSLGLQEKILKKLQMVENKVKDLEGMIVAQKPSTKRNCSSEPYCSCSDCQSPLPTSGFTSTSEM